The nucleotide window GAAACACTGATCAGTGCACGTTCAACGGCTTTGCTCATGGGATTTCACCAAGTTGCGTTGTCTTAATTAATACGAGGGCCAGAAACAAAAAAAGGGCAGTGTGGTCACTGCCCTTGATATAGCAGGTCTGTATTACAGCAGACCGTACTGCTTGAGCTTTTTGCGCAGGGTGCCGCGGTTCAGGCCCAGCAGCTCGGCTGCCTTTGTCTGGTTGCCACGGGTGTACTCCAGCACCTTCTCAAGCAGCGGAATTTCCATCTCCGCCAGTACCATCTGGTACAGCTCGCTGACGGGCTCGCCGTCCAGCTGGTTGAAATAGTCGTTCAACGAACGACGCACACAATTACGC belongs to Alcanivorax sediminis and includes:
- the fis gene encoding DNA-binding transcriptional regulator Fis, translating into MNTAEARKQPHLTIARSETHDTLRNCVRRSLNDYFNQLDGEPVSELYQMVLAEMEIPLLEKVLEYTRGNQTKAAELLGLNRGTLRKKLKQYGLL